In Microbacterium soli, the DNA window GAGCCCGTCTCGAATCCTCGTGAGCACCCGCTGCAGCGCCCGGTCCGAGCAGGTGGCGCCGATCCTCTCGACCAGTCCCGCGGCGGCCTCCCCGCACGTCACGCCCTCCCCCGGCGCGAACAGCGGTCGCGCGCGGTCATCGAGCCACCAGCGTCCGCGAAGCGGCGTAGCGCCGACCTCGGTCGTCCCCCGCAGCAGGCTCCCCACCAGCGTCGTCACCTCCCCGGAGCTCAGCGGACGCCCCGCGGCCTCCCGCCTGGCGAGGAACACCGCCACGGGCTCGATGCACCACGGCAGCAGCGCTCCGTGCCCGTCGGCCGTGCGCAGCACGTCGCGCACTCCCACGACGTGCTCCGCGGACGCGAAGTCCCACAGCCCCGTCTCGGCCGCCGCCGCATCGACGCATACCCGCTGCCCGTCCCCGTCGCGGACGAGGGCTCCCGGGTACGGCGACTCCGTGCCGTACAGCAGACGAATGACCCGATGGGCCCCCGGCACGAGCTCGATGCGGGAGGGCCCCCTCGCATCCGGATTCGGATCGCGGTCGGCATCCGGATCGGAATCCGGGCTCGTGCTCGATCCGAGCCCCGGCACCGGGAACTCCCCTGCGTCGTCCATGCGTCCATGACAGCGCGTGCGATCACACCGGAACAGCGTCATCCCGGCGGTTGTGGACAGCCCGTCTCAGGGGCGCGGTTGTGCAGAGAGAACGAACGGCGTTCACTCGGTAGGCTGTGAGCATGGCAAAAAGTGCTCCCGCAGCGGAGAAGCGCCCTGGCTTCTTCTCGCAGATCCGTTCGCTGTTCCGGTTCACCCGGGAGGTCTACGGCTGGCTGCCCTGGGCACAGCTTGCCATCCTCATCGCCGGCGTGCTGGTCGGCCTGATCCTCGGCTACGTCTTCGGCGGCGGTGCCGTGCTCTCCCTGGTGCTGTGGGCCATCACCGGCCTCATGTTCGGCGTCCTCGGAGCGATGTTCCTCATGACCCGGCTGTCGACGAAGGCCATGTACGCCAAGATCGACGGGATGCCGGGGGCCGGCGGTCACGTGCTCAGCACCAGCCTGGGACGCAACTGGCAGTCCTCGGACACCCCGGTCGGCATCAACCCGAAGACGCAGGAGGCCGTCTACCGGGCGATCGGGCGCGGCGGCATCGTCGTCGTCGGCGAGGGCTCCCGCGGCCGTCTGACGCGTCTGGTCAACGAGGAGCGGCAGAAGGCGCAGCGCGTCGCACACGGCGTACCGGTGACCGTGCTGTACGTCGGACACGGTGAGGACGATGTGCACATCTCGGAGCTGGCCAAGACCATCAAGAAGCTTCCCAAGGCGATCGACAAGTCGACGATGGCCGCCGTCATCCGCCGGATCGAGTCCGTGTCGCAGTCGCTGTCCTCCCTCCCCATTCCGAAGGGCATCGACCCTGCGAAGGCGCGCGCACCGCGCCCCCGCTGAGCACCCGGCCGGAGCAGGAGGGCGTTCAGTCCCCCAGCGGCTCCTTCGGCAGGCGTCGGACACGGGGCCGACGACGTCGGCGCTCCGGGATCATCGTGCGCATCTCCTCGAGCCTCCCGAAGCACAGCAGCCGATCCTCCGCCTCCAGCACCACATGCTTGCGCGGATTGGGGATCGCCCCGACGCCGCGGTGCAGAGTGAGGACGGTGATGTCCCGATCCCACAGGCCGAGGTCCCCGAGCTGCTTTCCGACCTGTCCCGCACCGGCGTGGATGACCAGTTCGGCGACGCCGTAGCCCGTGGACACGCTGAGCCTCTGACGGATGTCGATGTCGGGGAAGGCCACCTGACCGGCGATGTAGTCGATGATGGCGCCGGCGACGTCCAGCTCGGTGGCGGCCTCGATGCCCTGCAGGCCCGGCGACGAGTTGACCTCCATCACCAGCGGCCCGTCATCGCTCTCGAGCATGTCGACACCGGCCACGCGCAGTCCCATGATCTGCGCGGAGCGCACGGCCGTCTGCTCGTACGCCGGGTCGAGGCTGACCGGCTCCACTCGACCGCCGCGGTGCACGTTGGAGCGGAACTCGTCTCCGTCGGCGACGCGCCGCATCGCGGCGACGACTCGATCGCCCACCACCAGCGCACGGATGTCACGACCTCGGCTCTCGGCGATGAACTTCTGGATGAGCACGTTCTGCTTGGTGGAGTGCAGCGTCTCGATGATGGCCTCGGCGACCTTCACCTGCGGCGCGAGGATCACTCCGATCCCCTGCGTGCCCTCGAGCAGCTTGATGACGACGGGAGCACCGCCGACCCGCTCGATGGCGGGACGCACATCCGCACGATTGCGCACGAATGCCGTCGGCGGCATGGCGATGCTGTGGCGGGACAGGATCTGGTTCGCACGCAGCTTGTCGCGGGCGCTGGAGATGCCGTCGGCCGTGTTGGGCGTGTAGACGTCCATCTGCTCGAACTGCCGCACCACCGCGGTGCCGAAGTAGGTGATGGAGCTGCCGATCCGCGGCAGGATCGCGTCATAGTCGCTGAGCTGCCTCCCGCGGAAGAACAGGTCCGGCGCGTCGGCGGTCAGATCGATCGCGAACTTCAGGGTGTTCAGCACTTTCACGGCATGCCCGCGCTGCTGCGCGGCCGCGCGAAGACGCTGCGTGGAGTACGACTGCGGTGCCCGCGAGAGGACGGCGATCTTCACAGATGCTTCCTGCCAGGATGTAGGGGTGAACCGGTCCTCCCATTCAAACACGACCACGGGATGGCGTGAATGGGTGAGCCTGCCCGATCTGGGCGTCGACTGGATCAAGGCGAAGATCGACACCGGCGCCCGGACCTCGTCGTTGCACGCGTTCGACGTGACCGAGTTCACTCGGGACGGCGAGGAGTGGGTGCGGTTCGCCGTGCACCCCTGGCAGGAGACGAGGGCGGATGCCGTGGCGCACGAGTGCCCGGTTCACGACCGTCGCGCCGTGCGCAGCTCATCGGGCCACGCCGAGCACCGGATCGTGGTCGTCCTGAGGATGCGGCTGGTCGGTCACGATGTGCAGGGCGAGGTGACTCTCACCAACCGGGACGAGATGGGCTTCCGGATGCTGATCGGCCGCCAGGTGCTGAGGCGCGGGTTCGTCGTGGATCCGGCCAAGTCCTTCCTGGGCGGCCGCGCCCCGCGCGAGACTCGCCGCCGCAATCGTGGAAGGACCTGAGCCGCCTCAGGAGCGGATCAGCACGGTTCCGGCCAGCTTGTCGTGCAGACCCCGCTGATCGGCGTCCCAGATCACCGCGGGGATGACCACCACCAGCAGCAGTGTGCGCACGAGAGGTCGCCACAGTCCCACCCAGCCTCCGCCGAAACGCACGACCCGCATGCCCAGGATCCGATGCCCCGGGCTGCCTCCGGCCGTCGGGATGAACAGGATCTGCAGCACCGCGAAGACCATCATGGGCGCGAACTGCCGCCAGCCCGCATCGGCAGGCAGGGCGAACTGGTCGTACCCCAGGAAGCCGATCGCGATGACGGTCGCGGCGAAGTAGTCGATCGCCAGCGCACCGATCCGGCGCCCGACGCGGGCGATGCTGCGCGGTCCGCTCGCGGGCAGTCCGAGGCGTTCGCCGGGGTAGTCGTTCACCGCTCCAGCCTACCGAGGACACGTAACATGCCCGAAACACGACAGACACGGCTGAGAAACTCCGAGTGCATAACCTGCGTAAGGTTGATCCAGCCGATACCCGATCAGGAGTCGTACATGTTCACAGAGGCCGCAGAGGTCCTTCGCTTCATCGAGGAGCACGACGTCAAGTTCCTCGACGTCCGCTTCACCGACCTGCCCGGCGTGCAGCAGCACTTCAACATCCCGGCGTCCACGGTCGACGAGGACTTCTTCCGAGACGGCCAGCTGTTCGACGGCTCCTCGATCCGGGGCTTCGCCAGCATCCACGAGTCGGACATGCAGCTGATCCCCGATGTCACCACGGCGTACCTCGACCCGTTCCGCGAGGCGAAGACCCTCATCATGGTCTTCGACATCTACAACCCCCGCACGGGCGAGATCTACGCGAAGGATCCGCGTCAGGTCGCCAAGAAGGCCGAGAAGCACCTCGCCGCGACGGGCATCGCCGACACGGCGTTCTTCGCGCCCGAGGCGGAGTTCTACATCTTCGACGACGTGCGCTACTCGGTGACCGCCGGGGAGAGCTTCTACCGCATCGACTCCGAGGAGGCCGCGTGGAACTCCGGCCGCGAGGAGGAGGGTGGCAACCTCGGCAACAAGACCCCGTTCAAGGGCGGTTACTTCCCCGTCTCCCCCGTGGACAAGACGGCGGATCTGCGCGATGACATGACGCTGCGCCTCATCGATGCCGGCTTC includes these proteins:
- a CDS encoding DUF4191 domain-containing protein; protein product: MAKSAPAAEKRPGFFSQIRSLFRFTREVYGWLPWAQLAILIAGVLVGLILGYVFGGGAVLSLVLWAITGLMFGVLGAMFLMTRLSTKAMYAKIDGMPGAGGHVLSTSLGRNWQSSDTPVGINPKTQEAVYRAIGRGGIVVVGEGSRGRLTRLVNEERQKAQRVAHGVPVTVLYVGHGEDDVHISELAKTIKKLPKAIDKSTMAAVIRRIESVSQSLSSLPIPKGIDPAKARAPRPR
- a CDS encoding RimK family alpha-L-glutamate ligase; this translates as MKIAVLSRAPQSYSTQRLRAAAQQRGHAVKVLNTLKFAIDLTADAPDLFFRGRQLSDYDAILPRIGSSITYFGTAVVRQFEQMDVYTPNTADGISSARDKLRANQILSRHSIAMPPTAFVRNRADVRPAIERVGGAPVVIKLLEGTQGIGVILAPQVKVAEAIIETLHSTKQNVLIQKFIAESRGRDIRALVVGDRVVAAMRRVADGDEFRSNVHRGGRVEPVSLDPAYEQTAVRSAQIMGLRVAGVDMLESDDGPLVMEVNSSPGLQGIEAATELDVAGAIIDYIAGQVAFPDIDIRQRLSVSTGYGVAELVIHAGAGQVGKQLGDLGLWDRDITVLTLHRGVGAIPNPRKHVVLEAEDRLLCFGRLEEMRTMIPERRRRRPRVRRLPKEPLGD
- a CDS encoding ATP-dependent zinc protease; the encoded protein is MNRSSHSNTTTGWREWVSLPDLGVDWIKAKIDTGARTSSLHAFDVTEFTRDGEEWVRFAVHPWQETRADAVAHECPVHDRRAVRSSSGHAEHRIVVVLRMRLVGHDVQGEVTLTNRDEMGFRMLIGRQVLRRGFVVDPAKSFLGGRAPRETRRRNRGRT
- a CDS encoding RDD family protein yields the protein MNDYPGERLGLPASGPRSIARVGRRIGALAIDYFAATVIAIGFLGYDQFALPADAGWRQFAPMMVFAVLQILFIPTAGGSPGHRILGMRVVRFGGGWVGLWRPLVRTLLLVVVIPAVIWDADQRGLHDKLAGTVLIRS